The Streptomyces sp. M92 nucleotide sequence CAGCGAGGCCTGGCTGCGCCTGCTGGAGGCCTACCGAGACAACTGACCGCCCGGCTCCCCGCGTAGCTGCGGGCAGAGTCGTGCCTCCTCCAGTGCCTGAACGGCCTGGGAGGTGCCCCCCAGGGCGATGGGGGTCCCCCCGCTTGAGCGAAGCCGAGAGTGGGGGAGGGCGGGCGGTGGGGGGCACCTCCCGCTCATGGGGGCCCCTCCCGCTCATGGGGGCCCCTCCCGCTCATGGGGCCCCTCCCGCGCGAGCGAAGCCGAGAGTGGGGGAAGCCGAGCGTGGGGGAGGCACCCCGCCCAGCGCCGGGCCGCGTCACGCCCAGCCGCCCCACCCGTGCCTCAAACCCCCGCCCCCGGCAGCCCGAACCCCAGCTCCCCAGCCGCCCGCTCCGGCGTCGCCTGCCCCCACCACCTAGCCATCGCCCGCGACGAGGCCAACGACCGCATCTCCGCCCGGTCCAGATACAGCACCCCGTCGAGATGATCCGTCTCGTGCTGCACGATCCGTGCCGGCCACCCCGAGAACACCTCGTCCACCTCCAGCCCCCTCTCGTCCCGCGCCCGCAGCCGCACCCGAGCGTGCCGCGCCACCACCGCCTGCCAGCCCGGCACGCTCAGACAGCCCTCGAAGAAAGCGGCCCGGACGTCCCCGACGGGCTCGTACGACGGATTGACCAGCACCCGGAACGGCTGCGGCACCCGCCCCCGCGCCACCCGAACCTCCTGGGGCACCTGCGCCGGATCCTCGATCACCGCGATCCTGAGCCCCACCCCCACCTGCGGCGCCGCCAGCCCGACCCCCGGTGCCGCGTGCATGGTCAGCCGCAGCGCCTCGACGAACCGGGCCAGCAGCGGCGGCGCCAACTGCCCGTCGAACGGCTCGGCGGGGCGCCGCAGTACGGGGTCACCGGCCTCGACGATCGGCAACGGACCACCGGCGGACAGCAGTTCCTCCACGCGCTCGGCAAGAGGCGTGCGGTCACTCGGAGTTCCCATCGCGCCAGCATGCCACGGCCCACACCACCCACCGTCACCGCGGCTGTGACGCGCATCACATCACCGTTGGGGAACCTCACGCGCTCCGGCTCCGACCACTGGGACCACCCCGTCCCCCACGACGCCCCGGAGCGCCATCGATGACGACCACCTCCCCGACCCCCACGGACGAGGCCCCAGGACCGGCGACCCCGCCGCCGAGACCCGGCGGATGGTCCACGCTGCGTCCGCTCGTGCTGCGCCTGCACTTCTACGCGGGCCTGTTCGTGGCCCCCTTCCTGCTGGTCGCGGCGGCCACCGGCTTCCTCTACGCCGCCTCGTTCCAGGCCGAGAAGCTGGTCTACGCCCACGAACTGACCGTCCCGGACGTCGGTGACCGCAAGCTGCCCGTCTCCGCACAGGTCGCCGCCGCCCGCGAGGCCCACCCCGAGGGCACGGTGTCGGCCGTGCGGCCCTCGCCCGAGGCCGATGCCACCACCAGGGTGCTGCTGTCCGGCGCCCCCGGCGTGGACCCGGATCACACCCTCGCGGTCTTCGTCGACCCGTACACCGCCGAGGTGCGCGGCGCGCTGGAGCAGTACGGCTCGACCGGCGCGCTGCCGCTGCGCACCTGGATCGACGAGTTCCACCGGGACCTGCACCTGGGCGAACCGGGCCGCCTGTACAGCGAGTTCGCCGCCAGCTGGCTGTGGGTGATCGCGGGCGGTGGTCTGGTGCTCTGGTTCTCCCGCCGTCGGGCCCGGCGCAAGCTGCGCGGCACCAGCGGCCGGCGCCGCACCCTGGGCCTGCACGGCACGGTCGGCGCCTGGGTCGCGGCCGGCTTCGTCTTCCTCTCGGCGACCGGCCTGACCTGGTCGACGTATGCCGGAGCCAACATCGAGGAGCTGCGCGTCTCGCTCGGCCAGACCACCCCGTCCGTGTCGGCGTCGGCCGCCGGGGGCGGCGAGCACGCGGGCCACGGCGCGGCGGCGGGCACCGGCGGGGACGCCGCGCACGGGGTCGGACTGGACAAGGTCCTGGCCGCCGTGCGCGCCGAGGGTCTGGGCGACCCCGTGGAGATCGTCCCGCCCGCCGACGCGTCCTCCGCCTACGTCGTCAAGCAGGTGCAGCGCAGCTGGCCCGAGAAGCAGGACTCGGTCGCCGTGGACCCGGCGACCGGCGAGGTGACCGACGTACTGCGCTTCGCCGACTACCCGGTGCTCGCCAAGCTCAGCCGCTGGGGCATCGACCTGCACACCGGCATCCTGTTCGGGCTGCCCAACCAGATCGCCCTGATGCTGCTGGCCGCCTGTCTGGTCCTGCTCATCGTCTGGGGCTACCGCATGTGGTGGCAGCGCGGCCGGGGCTCCGCCTTCGGCCGCCCGATCCCGCGCGGCGCGTGGCAGCACGTCCCGCCGGCGCTGCTCGTCCCGCTGCTGGCGGCGGTGGCCGTCCTCGGCTGGTTCGTGCCGCTGCTCGGCATACCACTGGCCGTGTTCGTCGCGGTCGACGTGGTGCTGGGCGAGATCGCCCACCGGCGGGGGCGCCGGACCGGGAAGGGCAGCGCGGCGGCGAAGAGCTGAGCGGACGGATGGAGCGGTGAGTACGGCACCGTACTCACCGCTCCGACCCGTTCCCCGCGGAGCGGCCGCTCAGAGTCCCGCGAAGTCGCCCGACAGGGCGGCGGCGATCCGCAGGTGGCTGTCGGCCTCCTCCTGCCGCCCCTGCCGTTCGAGCGTGCGTCCCAGCATCAGCCGGGCGTACTGCTCGACGGGGTCCCGCTCGACGAGGATCCTCAGCTCGGCCTCCGCGCGCCGCAGTTGGGCCGAGTGGTAGTAGGCGCGTGCCAGCAGCAGCCGCGGTCCGCTCTGCTCGGGAACCTCCTCGACCAGCCCGCCGAGGACCCGCGCCGCGGCGGCGTAGTCCTTGGCGTCGAAGAACTTGCCCGCCCGCTCCCAGCGCTCCGCCGGCGTTCCGTGGTCGTAGTACGTCGTGTCCACTCGTGACCTCCTTCGGACTGCTGCAACCGAAACCAATGGTTGAACATTCCATCAACGCACGGGGGGCGGCGGGCTCGCCGGGCGGTCCGCCGCCGATCGCGGTGTGCGAGGACATGTCCCGGTGGATCACCGGGCAGGGGAGAGACCGTTCAGTGCCGCCGAACTCCTCAGGAGGGAGCGTCCGTGGCCACAGGCGGGAATCGCCCTCTGCCGTGCCCGAGGGTGCCGACGGCAGTCGAGGAGGCGGTGGCCGGCCGCACGGTCGTGTCCTTCTGCCCGGAGGTCGCGGGCGGGCTCACCACGCCCCGGCGCAGTTCGTCGACCGAGCGCGCCGCGCACCCGAGGCGGCGGGGCGCAACGGCTGCGCGGAGGCCCTGCTGATGCCCCACAGCCCCTCGTGCGGCCGGGCCGGTGTGTACGACGGTTCGTTCACCGCGGAACCGGTGCCGGGCGACGGGGCGACGGCCGCGCTGTTCGAGCGGAACGGCATCACCGTGCGGCGGGGCGCCCGCGCTCTGCCGTCGGCCGGAAGGGCGGGGCACGGCGCCGGACGTACGTGCCGCCCCGTGTCCTGCGCCCGCGTGGGTATACGCGGTTACTCCCGTCGCGGGACGCCCGGGCGGACCGCGCCCGGCACCGTGGGCGGTGTGAAACTCAGCCGCCCCGCACGCCGGGTCTTCCTCGTCGTCCACGTGGTCGCCTCCGCCGGCTGGCTCGGGCTCTCGCTCGGACTGCTGGCGCTCGGACTCACCGCCGCCACCACCTCCTCCCCGGTGGCCGTGGAGGCAGGTGTCCGCGCCATGAAGCTCTTCGCCGACTGGCTCCTGCTGCCGCTCGCCTTCCTCACCCTCGTCAGCGGTGTGGTGCTGGCCCTGGGGACCCCCTGGGGGCTGGCCCGGCACCGGTGGGTGGTCACGAAGTTCTGGCTCACGCTGGCCACGACGACCGCCACCGTCTTCGCGCTGCGCCCCGGGGTGAACGCGGCCGTGACCGAGGTCGCCGCGGGCGGGGCGCTCCCCGACGCGGGCGACGTGCTGTTCGGGCCGGTCGTCTCGCTGTCCGCCTACGTCTTCATGACGGTGATCTCGCTCCTCAAGCCCTGGGGCCTCACCCGGCGCGGCCGCAGGCTGCGCGCGGCGGCCACACCCGCCGGCCGGCGGGCTGCGAGGCTCCCGGCCCGTTCGTAGCACGAGTGGCTGTGCTGGTGTTCAACGGGCTGCTCCTGGAACGGCGGCGGTGACGGGCGAGGCGGTGGACGGCGGCACCGGGGCCAGGACAGTTCGGTCGTGAACGACGGTTCCGGCGCCCCCGTGACGCCCGTCCCGTCCGAGTGGTGCGACCCGCGCACGGGGCCCACGCTGGGGAGGAGCCGGGCCAAGCGCGCACGGCGAGCACCGGGCACCGCGAGCGAGGGAGCACCGAGATGGCGAAGAACCGCGACGACGGCGACGGACTCGAGAAGGGCGACAAGGTCGCCTGGAGTACCCACGGCACGGAGACCGAGGGCAAGGTGGAGAAGAAGATCACGGAGCGGACCGAGGCCGCCGGCCGCACCGTCGACGCCTCCTCCGACGACCCGCAGTACCAGGTCCGCAGCGACAAGTCGGGCAAGTCGGCGGTGCACAAGCCGTCCGCGCTCAGGAAGAAGAAGTGAGGCGCCGTGGACGCCGATGAGCGGAAGAAGACCTGGGACGAGTTCCGCGAGCTGGTGAACATGACACCGGCCGACCTGGAGAAGTGGCTTGCCTCCGACCGGTCTCGGGACGCCGGTCAGCACAAGGACGGCCAGGAGTCCACCGGGCACGCCTCCGGACGCCGCATCGTGGACATCCTGCGGACCAAGAAGAGCGACCTCTCGGACGACGACCACCGGCACATGCGCAAGGTCGTCGGCTACATCCGCCGCCACCTGGCCCAGCGCCCCTCGGGCGACGTCGAGGACACCCGCTGGCGGTACTCGCTCATGAACTGGGGCCACGACCCGCTGGCCTGACCGGAACACCCGGCGTCCCGGGCGGTCCGCACGGCGACCTCATGGCCCTTCTATACGCTGATCGCGTGGCGACAGCGAACCAGCGCGGACAGCACGCGAGCGAGCGGGGGGCCGGCACCGGGCCCGAGACGGGCGACCTCCAGGCCCTGGCCGTGCAGTTGAGGCGGATGAACGGCGAGATCAACCGCCTCGTGCAGAGCTTCGCCGGTACCCACGGTCTGCACGCCACCGACGTCCAGGCGCTCGCGGCGATCCTCGACGCGCGCCGGCCCATGACGCCGGGGCGGTTGCGCGAGCACCTGGGGCTCACCTCCGGCGCGGTGACGGCGTGCGTGGACCGGCTGGAGCGCGCGGGGCACGTCCGCCGGGTACGGGAGAGCGCCGACCGCAGGGTCGTCCACCTGCACTACGTGCCCGACGCACGCGCCGCGGCCCGCACGTACTTCCGCCCGCTGGCCGACGCGGCGGCCGCCGCCCGCGCGCGCTTCGACGACGCCGAACTGGCCGTCGTGCTCCGCTTCCTGGCGGCGATGAACGACGAACTGGGCCTGGTGCGGTCGGAGGACCGCTGATTTCCCGGCGCGTGGCGCATCCGGAGGGCGGGCCCGGGCAGTAGTAGGCATGTCACGACACGGACTGCGACCCGCGATTAGTTCAATCATTGAGATTGTTTATGATCGAGCTACTTTCGGCCGCTGAGAGTCGAGAGCTGAGCCCTGAGCTCTGAGCCCTGAGCCCGAGACCCGAGACCTGAGACCAGGAGACCTGAACCCGATGGCCAACCCCTCCCGACGGGCCCGCTGGCTCGTCCCCCTCGTCCTGCTCCTGGTCTGGCTCGGCATCGGCGGCACGCTCGGCCCGTACGCCGGGAAGCTCGGCGAGGTCGCCACCAACGACCAGGCCGCCTTCCTGCCCCGCAGCGCCGAGTCGACGCAGGTCATCGACGCGCAGAGGGCCTTCCAGCAGGACGAGACCCTCCCGGTGATCGTCGTGTGGACGGCGGACGACGGCGGCGCCGCCGCAGGTCACCGGGACGCGGCCACGCGTTCGGTCGCGGGCCTGGAGGGCGAGCCCGGCATCGTCGGTCCCGCCTCCCCGGCCGTGCCCTCGCGCGACGGCGAGGCCCTGCAGGCCGTCGTCCAGGTCGAACCCGGTCTCGGCGACCGCCTGCCCGCCGTCCTGGAGCGCATCGAGGAGGCCGCCGGGCAGGTGCCCGGCACCCGGGCGCAGCTCGCCGGACCGGCCGCCTCACAGGCCGACCTCTCCGACGCCTTCTCGGGCATCGACGGGCTGCTGCTCGGCGTCGCACTGGTCACGGTGCTGGTCATCCTGCTGCTCGTCTACCGCAGCGTCCTGCTGCCCCTGGTGATCATCATCAGTGCCGTGTTCGCACTGGGCCTGGCCTGCGCCGTCGTCTACGCTCTCGCCGACCGCGACGTCGTCCGCGTCGACGGGCAGGTCCAGGGCATCCTCTCCATCCTGGTCATCGGCGCCGCGACCGACTACGCGCTTCTGCTCACGGCCCGCTTCCGCGAGGAACTGCCCCGCCATCCGGACCGCTTCGCCGCCGCCCTCGCCGCGCTGCGGGCCTCCTGGGGAGCCGTCGTGGCCAGTGCGGCCACCGTCGCCCTCGGGCTGCTGGCCCTGCTGCTCAGCGACCTGACCAACAACCGCGCGCTCGGGCCGGTCGGCGCCATCGGCATCGTCTGCGCGGTCCTGAGTACGCTCACCTTCCTGCCCGCCGTCCTGGTCCTGCTCGGCCGGGCCGCCTACTGGCCGGCCAAGCCCGTCCGCGCCGGCGACCCGGAGGCCGGCCACCGCCTGTGGCACCGCGTCGCCGAACGGGTCGACCGCGCCCCCCGCCGCATCTGGGCGATCTCCCTGGCCGCGCTGGTCGCCTGCGCGGCCTTCGCGCCGACCCTGACCGCCAGGGGCGTGCCGCTGGACGAGATCTTCGTCAACGACGCCCCCTCGGTCGCGGCCCAGCAGACCCTGGCCCGGCACTTCCCGGGCGGCTCCGGCAACCCAGCGGTGATCATCGCGGACGCCGACCGGCTCGACCCCGTCCTCGACGCGGCCCGCGACACCGAGGGCGTGGCGTCCGCCGACGCGGTGACCGCCTCCGGCCGTCCCGGAGGCGGCGAACCCGAGGTGGTCGACGGGCGGGTACGGATCGACGCGACGCTGCGGGCGCCGGCCGACAGCGACGCGGCCAAGGAGACGGTGGCCCGGCTCAGGACGGCCGTCCACGACGTGCCCGGCGCGGACGCGCTCGTCGGCGGCTACACCGCCCAGCAGTACGACACGCAGCGCACCGCCGCGCACGACCGCACGCTGATCGTCCCCGTCGTCCTCGCCATCATCCTGGTCATCCTGATCGTCCTGCTGCGGTCCCTGCTGATGCCGCTGCTGCTGGTGGCGACGGTGGCCCTCAACTTCGTGGCCACCCTGGGCGTCTCCGCGCTCGTCTTCACCCACGTGTTCGGCTTCAGCGGCACCGACGCCTCCGTCCCGCTGTACGGGTTCGTGTTCCTGGTCGCCCTGGGCGTGGACTACAACATCTTCCTCATGTCCCGGGTCCGGCAGGAGTCGCTGGAGCACGGCGTGCGGGAGGGCATCCTGCGCGGGCTGACCGCCACCGGTGGCGTCATCACCTCGGCCGGTGTCGTGCTCGCCGCCACCTTCGCGGCCCTCGGGGTGATCCCGCTGGCGTTCCTGGCGCAGATCGCCTTCATCGTGGCGTTCGGCGTGCTCCTGGACACGCTCGTGGTGCGTTCGCTGCTGGTGCCGGCGCTCGCCCGGGACATCGGCGCCGTCGCGTGGTGGCCCAGCCGCCTCGGCCGCCGCACACCGGTCCGGAACGGGTGACGGACCCGGCGACGGGTCAGGCCTCCACGGTCCTCGCGGGGTGCACGGTGCCGAGGCAGCGCCGTACGGCGATCTCGACGACGACCCGCTCCGGGTTCGCCCGGGGCGGGCGGTAGCGCTCCGCGTACCGGGTCTCGGCGTCGCGGACCGCCTCGGCGTCGTACCGCACGGTCGCCACGCCCTCGAGGGTGGACCAGCGCCTGCCGTCCACCTGGCTCACGGCCACGACGGGGGACGTCGCCCGCTCGATGTTGCGCACCTTCGCGGTGCCCCGGCTGGTGATGATCCGCGCGGTGCGGGTGGCGTGGTCGTACGTCACCCCGACCGGGACCAGGTGCGGGGTGCCGTCGGCGCGCCGCGTCGACAGGAGGCACACCCGGCGCTCCTGCCAGAAGGCCACGAACTCGGCGTCCTCGTCGGGCAGTTCCCCGGTGTCCATCCGCTCTCCTCGCCCGGGTCGCGCGCGACCGCTGTCACGCGCTGCGTCCGCCCCGGGCCCGCACCCACCCTACGACGCACCCGCGCGGCGCGTCCGCGGGCCCCGCCGCACCGGACGGCGGACGTCAGGCGGCGTGCCGGCCCGGCGGGCGGTGCTCCCCGGTCTCCCCCGGACGCCGGGCCTCGGAGGCCTCGTCCCTGCCGCCCGGGAGGAGCCGCAGATGCCGGCGCCGGGCGTGCCGGGGTGGCTCCGGATCGCCGAAGAGCCGGTCCTCCAGGTACGTCATGGTGAACAACAGCAGCCCCAGGCCGGGCAGCAGCAGGACGGCAACGGTAACCACGCCGCGGGTCCCCCCTCCGCTGTGGACGACTCCGGTCCGGGTGCCCGGGCCCGCGCCGGTGATGGGCCGGCGGCGAGTGAGGATGGTGCAACGATCGGACATAGGGGGCAAGTGGGGCAAGGGTGATGAGTGCGCCGGGCGTCATGTTCGGGGTGTCCGTGGGTAGGGGGGCCCGACGGCGAACCCCATCCCCGAGAACGGAGCACCCCAGCCGATGTCGCACACCGCACCACCCACCGGACCGAGCACGGAGGCGCAGCTGGCGGCCTCGTGGTCGGACTGGATCGGCGACCACACCGAGGCACTGATCGGGATCCCGCTGCGCATCGCGCTCATCGTCGTGATCCTGCTGGTGCTGCGCGCGGTGGCCAAACGGGCCATCACCCGGGTCGTCCAGCGTGTGCTGGAACCGTCGCCCGGCGAGACCGAGAGCGGCCGGCCACCCCGGCGTACGAACCGCGGGGCCGCCGTACTGCACCGCGACCGCTCCCGGGCTCGGCAGCGCCGCGAACAGCGCGCCCGCACCATCGGCTCCGTCCTCAGCAGCGCCGTGACCATCGTGCTCTTCATGGTGGGTGTGGCGATGGTGCTCGAACAGGTCGGCATCGCACTGGGACCGCTGCTGGCCAGCGCCGGAGTGGTGGGCCTCGCGATCGGCTTCGGCGCGCAGAGCCTGGTCGCCGACTACCTGTCCGGCCTGCTCATCATGGTCGAGGACCAGTACGGCGTCGGCGACTCGGTCGACCTCGGCGAGGCCGTCGGCGAGGTGGAGCACGTCGGTCTGCGACTGACGCACGTCCGCGACCTCAACGGCGGACTGTGGCACATCCGCAACGGCGAGATCCTGCGGGTCCGCAACGACAGCCAGGAATGGGCGCGTGCCGTCCTGGACGTCGCCGTGGCCTACGACGCCGACCTCGACACGGTCCACCGCGTCCTGGAGGACGCCGGCCGCGCCCTGCGCCAGGACCCGGACTTCGCGGACGTACTGCTCGAGGACCCGGCGGTGTGGGGCGTGCAGTCCCTGGACGCCGACGGTGTCCTCGTGCGGCTCGCGGTCAAGACCGTGCCGCTCCAGCAGTGGGGCGTCACCCGCGAGCTGCGCCGCCGGGTGAAGGACGCCCTGGACGAGGCGGGCATCGACATCCCCTTCCCGCAGCGGACCGTGTGGGTACGCACGGACGACGGGAAGCCCGAGGCCGACGCCCTGGCGCGCTGACGCCGGGCCCGGCTTGCCGGAACGGCAAAGATCCTTGTCGTTCCGGCTTCCGCGGGTGCAGCCTGCACGCAGGACGCGGGACCGTCTCGCGCCCGGCCGGGCAGCCGGCCCGTCCGCCCAGGAGGCACCATGACCGACACACCCGCGACGGCTCCCGCGGCGGAGTTCTGGGAAGCGCGCTACCGCGACACCGACCGCGTCTGGAGCGGCCGCCCCAACGAACTGCTGGTCCGTGAGGCGGGCGACCTCGTCCCCGGGACGGCACTGGACCTGGGCTGCGGCGAGGGCGCGGACGCCGTGTGGCTGGCCTCGCGCGGCTGGCGGGTCACCGGCGTGGACATCTCCGGCACCGCACTCGAACGCGCCGCCGGACACGCCGCGGACGCCGGGGTCGGCGACCGCGTCGCCTGGGAACGCCACGAGCTGGGCAAGTCGTTCCCCGAGGGCTCCTTCGACCTGGTGAGCGCCCACTACCTGCAGTCCCCGGTCGAGCTCGACCAGCAGACGGTCCTGCGCGCCGCCGCGCGGGCCGTGGCGCGGGGCGGCACCCTGCTGCTCGTCCTGCACGCCGGCTGGCCCTCCTGGCAGACCGAACCGCCGTTCGACGCCGTCTTCCCCACCCTGGACGGAGTCCTCGCCGAACTGGCCCTGCCGGAGGGCGAGTGGACCGTCGAGACCAAGGAGACCGTCCGCCGGCCGAGCACGTCCCCCGAGGGCGCCGACGGCTTCCGCGAGGACCACGTGTGGCGCCTGCGCCGAGCATGAGGCGCCCGCGCCCGCGTACCCCCCTCCCGGCCCGGCCGGATCAGCGCTCCGCGGCCTCCGCCGTGTGATGGGCCGCCCAGGCCTCGGCGCGCAGCCCGGGGCGGAGCAGGACGTCCGCCGCGGTGCGGGCCAGGGCCGTGGCCGCGGCGACGGTCACCTCGCGGGCCCGCTCCGAAGCGGCGGCCTCGGCGAACTCGGGAGTGTGGTCGGAGCCGTCCTCGCCCATGATCGCCACGAACGGGTGGACGGCCGGCACCCGCACACTCACGTTGCCGATGTCCGACGACCCCAGGTACACGCCCGGCACGGGCGGCGTCAGCGTGATCCCCGCCCCGGACAGGTGCGCCGCGAACAGGTCGGACAGCACCCCGCTGTCCCGGAAGTGGTCGTAGCGGACCGTGGCTCGCTCCACCTCGGCCCGCGTGCCGGTGGCCCGGCCCACACCCTCGGCGCACTCGCCCAGCTGCCCGACCAGCTCGTCCAGCGCCCGCGAGGTGGCCGCCCGCAGCCCGAACAGCCCCTGGGCGTACTCGGGCACGATGTTGGTGGCCGTCCCCCCGTGCGTGACGATGCCCTGCACGTGCGAGGCCTCCGGCAGTCGCCGGCCGACCGCACCCAGTACGTTGAACAGCTCCACCAGGGCCGCCAGCGCGTCGACGCCCTCGGTGGGGTTGCCCGTCGGGTGCGCGGCCCGCCCGTGGAAGGCCACCCGGTACTGCACCTGCGCGGTCAGCGGCGCCCGCCGCCAGTCGTGCACCCCCGGGTGGAACATCAGCGCCGCGTC carries:
- a CDS encoding peptide deformylase, with the translated sequence MGTPSDRTPLAERVEELLSAGGPLPIVEAGDPVLRRPAEPFDGQLAPPLLARFVEALRLTMHAAPGVGLAAPQVGVGLRIAVIEDPAQVPQEVRVARGRVPQPFRVLVNPSYEPVGDVRAAFFEGCLSVPGWQAVVARHARVRLRARDERGLEVDEVFSGWPARIVQHETDHLDGVLYLDRAEMRSLASSRAMARWWGQATPERAAGELGFGLPGAGV
- a CDS encoding PepSY-associated TM helix domain-containing protein translates to MTTTSPTPTDEAPGPATPPPRPGGWSTLRPLVLRLHFYAGLFVAPFLLVAAATGFLYAASFQAEKLVYAHELTVPDVGDRKLPVSAQVAAAREAHPEGTVSAVRPSPEADATTRVLLSGAPGVDPDHTLAVFVDPYTAEVRGALEQYGSTGALPLRTWIDEFHRDLHLGEPGRLYSEFAASWLWVIAGGGLVLWFSRRRARRKLRGTSGRRRTLGLHGTVGAWVAAGFVFLSATGLTWSTYAGANIEELRVSLGQTTPSVSASAAGGGEHAGHGAAAGTGGDAAHGVGLDKVLAAVRAEGLGDPVEIVPPADASSAYVVKQVQRSWPEKQDSVAVDPATGEVTDVLRFADYPVLAKLSRWGIDLHTGILFGLPNQIALMLLAACLVLLIVWGYRMWWQRGRGSAFGRPIPRGAWQHVPPALLVPLLAAVAVLGWFVPLLGIPLAVFVAVDVVLGEIAHRRGRRTGKGSAAAKS
- a CDS encoding tetratricopeptide repeat protein, giving the protein MDTTYYDHGTPAERWERAGKFFDAKDYAAAARVLGGLVEEVPEQSGPRLLLARAYYHSAQLRRAEAELRILVERDPVEQYARLMLGRTLERQGRQEEADSHLRIAAALSGDFAGL
- a CDS encoding DUF2269 domain-containing protein; the protein is MKLSRPARRVFLVVHVVASAGWLGLSLGLLALGLTAATTSSPVAVEAGVRAMKLFADWLLLPLAFLTLVSGVVLALGTPWGLARHRWVVTKFWLTLATTTATVFALRPGVNAAVTEVAAGGALPDAGDVLFGPVVSLSAYVFMTVISLLKPWGLTRRGRRLRAAATPAGRRAARLPARS
- a CDS encoding DUF2945 domain-containing protein, which encodes MAKNRDDGDGLEKGDKVAWSTHGTETEGKVEKKITERTEAAGRTVDASSDDPQYQVRSDKSGKSAVHKPSALRKKK
- a CDS encoding DUF3140 domain-containing protein encodes the protein MDADERKKTWDEFRELVNMTPADLEKWLASDRSRDAGQHKDGQESTGHASGRRIVDILRTKKSDLSDDDHRHMRKVVGYIRRHLAQRPSGDVEDTRWRYSLMNWGHDPLA
- a CDS encoding MarR family winged helix-turn-helix transcriptional regulator is translated as MATANQRGQHASERGAGTGPETGDLQALAVQLRRMNGEINRLVQSFAGTHGLHATDVQALAAILDARRPMTPGRLREHLGLTSGAVTACVDRLERAGHVRRVRESADRRVVHLHYVPDARAAARTYFRPLADAAAAARARFDDAELAVVLRFLAAMNDELGLVRSEDR
- a CDS encoding MMPL family transporter → MANPSRRARWLVPLVLLLVWLGIGGTLGPYAGKLGEVATNDQAAFLPRSAESTQVIDAQRAFQQDETLPVIVVWTADDGGAAAGHRDAATRSVAGLEGEPGIVGPASPAVPSRDGEALQAVVQVEPGLGDRLPAVLERIEEAAGQVPGTRAQLAGPAASQADLSDAFSGIDGLLLGVALVTVLVILLLVYRSVLLPLVIIISAVFALGLACAVVYALADRDVVRVDGQVQGILSILVIGAATDYALLLTARFREELPRHPDRFAAALAALRASWGAVVASAATVALGLLALLLSDLTNNRALGPVGAIGIVCAVLSTLTFLPAVLVLLGRAAYWPAKPVRAGDPEAGHRLWHRVAERVDRAPRRIWAISLAALVACAAFAPTLTARGVPLDEIFVNDAPSVAAQQTLARHFPGGSGNPAVIIADADRLDPVLDAARDTEGVASADAVTASGRPGGGEPEVVDGRVRIDATLRAPADSDAAKETVARLRTAVHDVPGADALVGGYTAQQYDTQRTAAHDRTLIVPVVLAIILVILIVLLRSLLMPLLLVATVALNFVATLGVSALVFTHVFGFSGTDASVPLYGFVFLVALGVDYNIFLMSRVRQESLEHGVREGILRGLTATGGVITSAGVVLAATFAALGVIPLAFLAQIAFIVAFGVLLDTLVVRSLLVPALARDIGAVAWWPSRLGRRTPVRNG
- a CDS encoding PPOX class F420-dependent oxidoreductase → MDTGELPDEDAEFVAFWQERRVCLLSTRRADGTPHLVPVGVTYDHATRTARIITSRGTAKVRNIERATSPVVAVSQVDGRRWSTLEGVATVRYDAEAVRDAETRYAERYRPPRANPERVVVEIAVRRCLGTVHPARTVEA
- a CDS encoding mechanosensitive ion channel family protein, which translates into the protein MSHTAPPTGPSTEAQLAASWSDWIGDHTEALIGIPLRIALIVVILLVLRAVAKRAITRVVQRVLEPSPGETESGRPPRRTNRGAAVLHRDRSRARQRREQRARTIGSVLSSAVTIVLFMVGVAMVLEQVGIALGPLLASAGVVGLAIGFGAQSLVADYLSGLLIMVEDQYGVGDSVDLGEAVGEVEHVGLRLTHVRDLNGGLWHIRNGEILRVRNDSQEWARAVLDVAVAYDADLDTVHRVLEDAGRALRQDPDFADVLLEDPAVWGVQSLDADGVLVRLAVKTVPLQQWGVTRELRRRVKDALDEAGIDIPFPQRTVWVRTDDGKPEADALAR
- a CDS encoding class I SAM-dependent methyltransferase, with the translated sequence MTDTPATAPAAEFWEARYRDTDRVWSGRPNELLVREAGDLVPGTALDLGCGEGADAVWLASRGWRVTGVDISGTALERAAGHAADAGVGDRVAWERHELGKSFPEGSFDLVSAHYLQSPVELDQQTVLRAAARAVARGGTLLLVLHAGWPSWQTEPPFDAVFPTLDGVLAELALPEGEWTVETKETVRRPSTSPEGADGFREDHVWRLRRA
- a CDS encoding amidohydrolase — protein: MTRTLDDVHEDIRREVAGRAGALWDVALRLHADPEYAFAEHRAAALLSGELERAGFAVERGVAGMPTAFAACSGRGRPAVALPLEYDALPGLGHACGHNLIAAAGLGAALALHAVLGGSAGRVLAVGTPAEEGGGGKALEVDAGVFDEVDAALMFHPGVHDWRRAPLTAQVQYRVAFHGRAAHPTGNPTEGVDALAALVELFNVLGAVGRRLPEASHVQGIVTHGGTATNIVPEYAQGLFGLRAATSRALDELVGQLGECAEGVGRATGTRAEVERATVRYDHFRDSGVLSDLFAAHLSGAGITLTPPVPGVYLGSSDIGNVSVRVPAVHPFVAIMGEDGSDHTPEFAEAAASERAREVTVAAATALARTAADVLLRPGLRAEAWAAHHTAEAAER